The Sminthopsis crassicaudata isolate SCR6 chromosome 5, ASM4859323v1, whole genome shotgun sequence genome contains the following window.
AAccaacacttaataaatgcttgttcatttgctttctttattgTTTCTATAGACTTGAGACCTTTTGctcttctctaagaatttaaattttttttctttcattctataaGTATCTTATTGATAATTTGATTAGTATAACATTAATCTTTAAGGTAATTTAGGTAACAacttcatttttactatattagcaTGTTTGTCTTATTGAGATTGGCAGCATGAAACCAATTCCGATGAATGGATTTGAAATGAGAGAGCATGGGTTTAAAACTcaactctgctatttactacttacttatgtgaccttaggtaagttaCAACTTCTttgccttattattattattattattattattaaaatgaagaagttagacTAGAAATTCTATAAGTTTTTCCTAGTTTTCCAAacccttatttttataaaataatattttaatagttgtaATTATCTAGTCTTTTATGATTGTTAACTACAAATGACAAGTCTCTTGACTTGTCTTTGATAAATCCTTAGAAAtttattgaattttgttgttattttataaggtatttttctttttatccattttaaaatatggaaacatgCTAATGTTTTGATTATCAGTCAATAAGTCAATAAATCATTGAGCAGATATTTATTTCAGTtgctactatgtgctaaacactgttGTAGAAACTGGAGAtggaaagacaatatataaaactATTGTCATGAAGCTTATAGTATAGCAAAAGgagatcacacagataattaTGGGAATAGACAAAATGgatataaatatttgaagaagaaaCTCATATTTGAGTAGTAATAGAAGATAATATGTAGAAGGTAGTGTTTGAGttgagtctttaaaaaaaaattgtgattttgAAAGATGTAGGTGAGCAGCAGTTGCATTCTAGGCATAAGAAACAGCCAATACAaagggatggaaaaaagaaatggaatgctATGTTTGAGGAACATCAAGAAGTCAACTTTTGCTGGACCATATTGCATATAGGCTGGGAAGGAAAATTGGGGCTTGTTTATAAAGGGCTTTTGATGCTCAAAGAAAAGTTTATATTGATCTTTGAAATGATAAGAAGCTTCTATCTTTTATTGAGTGGGCAAATAGACCAGGAATTAAATAGGAATTATCGACTAAGAGAACTGGGaatcatatatgttaaatccctTTGAGTGTGTTGACAAAGAAGAGGATAGAGCCTTATACATTGATTCAGGACGCATATTATGTAGAAGTTGCCAGAAAATTGACATATAATAGTCAAATTTGGGCTTTAGGAAAATTCTTTTGGCAGCTATAGTTAAGGATGGTTGGGAGATTGAAGACTAATTtaatcaggaagactaattagaaagctattgcagAAGGTCAGGCAAGATGCCATAGGGGAGTGAAGTAGGATGATTACCATGTGAGTACAGAGGAGGGGATGAATTCCAGAGATTTtgtgaaagtagaaatgacaaaatcTAACCAATGAATTGAAATTTAGGATTTGAGATTGCAAAGTGGGTAATTATAAGAATGGctataaaaaggaagaattcatgaccaaatagGAGTTAGCTTTATGagatataataaaatgtaattatattgtaattttaattaatattaatgtaatattttaactattattttatttatattataattatattaaattaaaattttaagttataattatattattttaattttaattaaattaaatttaaaaggttttgcacaaacaaaaccaatacagccaaggttaaaagcaaagcagaaagtttggggagaagagagagtttAAAGTAAATGAACTATACTGTTTcagtaaaatatgaaacaaagtcTTCAGctatgaagggaaagagaagtggCTGTAAGAGTATTTTTAGGAAAGAAGACAAtatttggagcagctaggtggcacagtagatagagcaccagccttgaattcaggaggaccagagttcaaatatggtctcaagacacttagcacttcctagttgtgtgaccctgggcaagtcacttaaccacagcctgggggggggggggagaagagaataTTTGTGGTAACTACTGTGGATATTGGTATAGAGAGTCAATGAGGGCTCagtatttgatttgtttcttaCAATTTTGTTGAAGCATTATTTGTCATTGTTTCACTATAGTTTTCTAAGTAAATTATCATCTCAtatatttgcttcctttttaGCAGTATGTATtctccttatctttctttctttcttatctttattttattccccTAATTAATACCTCTAATATTAGGTTAATTAAAAGTGGTGAAAGTAGGTGTCATTATTTTGCTTTGATTCTTTGTCTTCAGTAGATTAAAAACATATTATGGAAATGTCCTTTCAGGCTTATGACTTTTTGTgtctttaatatataataatgctaTAATTCATCGAAGATTCTTTCTATATCTTATTGAATTACATGCATTTTGTTGTTCTGATGTCAGCTATTTATTTTGACAATTGTTTcttaatatattatttgtatcatttttacaaatttaaatgagaaataatgaatGAGGTTTTTACATatagtaattttttctttgtgttttatttgAGAAAGTTTTTCATAATAGGTAAAATGCTGACTCAGAATCAAATCTATGCTCATATTtcacttcatttcatttattagCCCTGTGATTATGGGCACAGAATAAAACATAGGGTTTGGGTAGTGATGGTGCTATGTTACACTTCTAAGAGCTGCATCTTTGATAGCACCTCCTGAGGCCTTCTCAATTCTCCTTGGTTTTCCTggaaagagaatattacagaGTACAGAAAGTCTGGGCAGATGTGATCAATGGGATTACTGTCAGTTATCTTTTTATAATAACAGAGAATAAGTGAGGTGGGATAAGACTAGAGACAGGctaatgttttcctgattttcaaaataagAGAAGATATAGACCAATGACCTTGACTTTTATGTCTTTTGAGATTTTGGAACATGTTATGATAGGGGCAGTTGGATAACTAGATAATAATAACTGCCTAGTTTCTGCTTCTTCCTGATCCCTATAGTTTAGCATTCTAGCAGTGCCTTAGGCTGTATATGCATGGTTTGACTCCCAAATCCTAGTGTCACAATGAAGACACATATTCTGAATAACAAATAATTCCATTTGTCCAGATCCTGGTCTTCCAGTTTCCAGCTTCAAAACATTTCTCTTTTCCAAAGCTTTTGCCAACTCTGGCAAGCAGCATTGAGTAATCAgtttttatcaatgaggaaagtCTTATGCAAATAACTCTGAATTGCAGGTTACATTGATAACCAGAGGAACATTGAACAGTTATCTTAATCAGTACATTTATCAAAAATCTTGTATTATTTTAACATGAGCATGTAAGATAATACCTTGAAAGAAAGTTTTTAGAGCtgcattttgttcttccatatgaaatgctttaaaataaataatagacagtaaaactttgtattttctACACATTTTAATCAACTATGTGATTGTAAAAAATTTTGCTGgaacaaaatcatttaaaaaaacccaTCGATTATTTTCTCAAATTTCCACCAAATATGACCTCATATGCATTTTTATCACAAAGATTTTATAGAAAGCAGAAAGAAGGAATATGGATTGCTATTTAATGTCTCAATCTCCTTTTCTTGgcctatgatttttttcaattccttGGCATTTTCCCCTGTTTGagatatttgtttattattataaatagaatGGAAATGTGATTACATTGTCTTTCATGGTAGATTAGTGGATGAGAATAAAAATGCTGatatatctgtttatatatattggtgtgtgtgtgtgtgtgtgtgtgtgtgtatacagacacacacacatgattAATAGATGACTTATTAATTGAACATAGAAAGAGTACTATTCCTGAGAAGGGAATGTTTCTAggaatcatttttatcatttccctCAATCCTCTCATGGAGCCCTTAGTCCACCTAATAGAAACACACATTTACCATGAGCTTCTCAAAGGTAGGGactgctttttgcctttctttgtatctcctagCTCATAGTTAacacttagtaaatacttgttggcCAGCACACCCATTTTTGCAAACACACATAAGACATAGAGATAACAGTATCCATTGATCATATTCACAGAAAATCTGCTACAAAGACATGTctattgtgtgtgtataaatatatttaggcATATCCTGTGCATGTATCTGTGTCATCTTACTCTCAAATTAAGTGTTCTTTCCTATTGTACTATCTTTGCTGTCTGCTCTATCCTGTCCATTTACAGTATATTCCCAGATTCTAAGACCTACAGGTAGTTTTTTCAATGAGAGGTGAGAAGTATGAACTGTGTTAGTAAAGGGCAAATGGAAAGCAATGAGAGAAGAAAGGCAGAAGTCAAGATTTCACTATTTGTCTTAGTGGTCCTATCAACTCTTCTGAAGTGACTAGAATATTTCTTCCCTTTACAGTTATCTTCTAATacctcttaattcttttttatcctttacCTTAATACAATTCATCTGATCTCTTTCCCAATCACTCTGAATTCtttagatcttttattttttgcacCTGTCCTCGGATAATGGTCTTCACTGTCTCATTGCGGAGggtaaaaataaagggattgaggACAGGGGTCAGGATAGAAGTGATTAAGACCACAAATTTGTTGAGCTCCACAGAATGTGCTTTACCAGGTTGAACATAGACAAATATTGTACTGCTATAGCCAATAAAGACTAGAGTTAGGTGGGAGCCACATGTGGAGAAGGCCTTTTGGCGGCCACTGGCAGTAGGGATACGCAACACTGTGGTAATGATATAGCCATAAGAAACAAGTGTTATCAGGAAGGAGCTGAGGACAAAAGCCAAGGCCATCATAAAGTCCCAGAACTCTAGTAGGGATGTATTTGAGCAAGCTAGCTGTAGCAGTGGGGCATTGTCACAGAAGAAGTGGTTAATGATGTTGCCATGACAATAGGAGAGCTGTACCCGGGAGATAACAGTGGGTACCATGGCCAGGAAGGGTGCTGCCCAGGCAGCCCCTACCAGAGAAATGCATACTACAGAACTCATAAGGCTACCATAGCGTAGTGGGTGACAAATAGCTATGAAGCGGTCCAGAGCCATGTCTGCCAGGATCAGGAAGGTAGTAGAAccgaaagaaaaatagaaatagaattggaCCATGCATCCAGTGAAGGAAATTGTCTTCGTGGAAGCATGGAAATCTGAAAGCATCTTGGGTACTACAGTCATGGTAACCAAAGTCTCTAGAAGGGCAAAATTTCCAAGGAAGAAGTACATAGGTGTATGTAGTTGGGCACTGGCAAAGACCATGGCAATGATGATTATGTTTCCTGTGAAGGCCAGAAGATAAAGCACCAGGAAGGGCCCATACAGTGCCATTTGCAGCTCCCCAAAGGCTGAGAAGCCCAAAAGAATAAATTCAGATGGCTGGCTTAGATTTGCCATATTCTTATAACAGGATAAcctggaagaaaagagaaggatggGGGATTAAAAAGAAGTAGAGATAAAGAGGCAGATACGAAccgagagaaatggaaaaaaagagggaggggcagttagttggtgtagtggataaagtaccagccctgaagtcaggagcacctgagtttttgaactggcctcagacacttaacaattccttgctgtgtgaccctgggcaagttacttaaccctaattgcctcaggaaaaaaaaatggttctgTTCCCATCTTCCCAGGGAGAAAAGACAGCCTCTGATCTCTTCCTTTGCCATTACCTCTGAGTGTCAAAAATCTGCTCTAAATAGTAGCTTGTAGATTTGAGATTTAAAATCACCTGGATATGTTTAAGTAGCTCTCTTTAGAGCATTACTGTGATTTTTATGCTATCCACATGTTACAGGCATTTAGAGACTCTTTGAAGAGAATAAGAATCTGAAACATTGGTCATAGTCATAGATCATTCATCAGTAAAtttcatcttaaaggaagaaaggaagaaaaaggaaggaatgagagTTTGTTCTTTCAGCCTCCTATGGATGACAAAGagccaattaaaaataaaaaaaaatctgtgttgtTAGTATGACTAAATTGTCATCCATCTAGAATAAATAGTCTGGTGATGTTATAGCTTTAACTTCCTAAATAAACCTTCTTTCTTTCCAGTTGTCTATATCAGTAGGTGGCAATAATATTGCTGAGAAGTTGACCTGTTCTTCCTGAAAAGAGTCCTTTATAATGCTCAGAAATTGccacctttttttcctcacaaaaggaagtgaaagaaggatagaaagaggagaaagaaaacaagaggggaagaagagggagaagggagagaggagaggaaaagaagaaaggagaagagagaagtaagaaggggaagaagggagggagagaaaggaaggaggaagggaagaagagagagagaaaaaggagagggacagGAAGAAacaggaacaaaaagaaagaaaaagtaacacagaaatagagaaataatgagacATGTATAggtaaagggaggagagaggacagtaagagagacagaaaggcttTTCAAGTTTCCTGTGCTTAGGGATATTGTCAACTTGTATTCCTATAAGCATATATCTCTATTATGCCTTTGGTTTTGTGTTGGGAAATTTATTCATAGTTCTTATTAGTTAACTGCCAAATTTACTACAGCTTCTGATTTTGGGATGACTGGATGCTTTACCATCTGTTTttagaaactgaggctagaaagAACATTCAATGCTTATTTAGTTCACCCTTTCCCTAGATTGTAGAGAGTATTTTATCCAGCACAGTGGAGATGGCAAGTGGGCCTGTTATTCTTTGAGGACATAGTGaccatatattatatcatatattttgatAGCTCTAATCAGTAGTACATTTACTTTGTCAATGATACTAGGCTGCCTTGACTGACAGGGCTGATAAtagttgttgaattgaattgaattctgtgAGATTGAGTTCCCTGCTGGCCTTAGTTATAACACAGAAATTTCTTGCCATGTctcaaattaaaatagaaagtgCCAGTAAAtttcttgttaaattgaattcaattgaattgtGTTGTAAATATCTGGGAAAACTATAGTCTGAGCTccctgtatttaaaaattttttgaaggtGCTTGTGACATTGACTAGAGAATATGAATGTTCCTTAGAAAGTCATCAATGTTCTTAATAATGTAAAGGCTTTTCTTGCTGACTGTAAGAGTTCAACAAAGAAGCAAGTGTACCAGGAAGAATGCATTTGATTGATGAAGACGAACAGTGAAAGACTAGGACAGACTAAAAGACACATAGATGCTTTAGAGAGACAACAGTGTATAATGCAAAGAGTAATGAAAATTATAACCACATTGTCATATGTTAAATAGGAATGATACCCATCTTTCCTGGTTCCTGGTGTTATCCCAAGGTTTGGCTTAGATAATGTATATGAAGATACTTTGCTTTGTAAACTGTAAATTGTTGTGCAAATAGATGATATTATTAGTACTTTTGATCATACATAAGTGAATTCCTGATATGGGGAAACAAGACTACAAAGTTCTTGAGATAATTGAAGTCTTGGTTcagtgaaataatgaaaatagaattGAACTCTTTTACTTAACATTCTAGAGAGGTAGAACTTTAACTTTGAAGCCTGACATGAGGTTCCTTCAGAATATAGTCTTTGCTTTAAGGGGAAATGGATTTAAGGCAAAAGATGAGGATGCATTTAGACTCCACATACTTGACTAATCTCTATTTCTCAGCTTACTACTATAAGATGCTTTTAGCAGAAGACTTACCTTTGATGTCACTGGGGTGACTCACTGTGGTTATTAGCCCTGAGTCAGGATGGTCATCGCTCTGAATCTAAACCTTAGTGTTTATCAGGATCAGACAGTAAATCTGCTTCTCAGAGGGCCGAACAAACACGAGGGAGTAGAACTCCATAGAGTTAAGAATCTGGCTTTAACCTGACTCCCAATTAAAAGGTTTAAAATCCTACCAGTGGATGGAATGAGGATAGGGTCATTCCATTTCCTTTCAATCTCCAGGTAGTATTCATGGGCtactggaagagagagtgaagacaTGTAGTAGGCCAGATATTCATGACCTCTTGAGAGGAATACATCTTCTCTTTGAGTTCAAGCTCTATTTCCATTTCTGGCTATAGTTGCCCCTCCTTTACCCTGGATACTTTGTGCCTGATtctaaatctttccagttttgcTTGGGAATTCCTGATTACTTACCACTCATTAGCAGAGAGTTGGTTGAGCTATATTGTTCTCTCAATGAATTCTCTGTAGGCTGGGAGGCAGAAACTGGGGGCTCCcttgggacttgaagaaagtaGTTTGCCTACCACCTAAACTAAGAGAGGTCAAATGTCTGAGAGATCAGCTTGAGAGTTAGGAAAGAATGAGGAGAAGCTAGTGAAAAATGTCAAGGCTGAAGCCAGCTCTAAATTTGAACATTGTCTGCTTCCTTAGTTGTACTAGAGAAGGACCCTATTGGagccatattcttttttttaaaactttcttttttattatagttttttattaacaaaatatatgcatgggtaatttttcagcattgacaattgcaaaaccttttattccaacttttcccctccttccccctcccccctcccccagatggcaggtagaacaatacatgttaaatttgttaaagtatatgttaaatacaatacatgtatacatgtccaaacagttatttagctgcacaaaaaaaatcggactttgaaatagtgtacaattaaactgtgaaggaaatcaaaaatgcaggcagacaaaaatagaaggcttaggaattctatgtagtggttcatactcatttcccagagttctttctctgggtgtagctggttcagttcattactgctctattggaactaatttggttcatctcactgttggagagagccacgtccatcagaactgatcatcatatagtattgttgttgaagtatataatgatctcctggtcctgctcatttcactcagcatcagttcatgttaagtctctccaggcctttctgaaatcatcctgctggccatttcttatagaacaataatattccataacattcatataccacaatttattcagccattctccaattgatgggcatccacttagtttccagtttctggtcactataaagaggctgccacaaacattcttgcacatccaGGTTGGGGCAATATTCTTAATCAAATTTGATAGAGTTCTTAAAAGctgcttttcctcttctccccccagATCTACTAGGTAGATATACAATGGTGAGTGGAAGTCAATTGATTAGAGAATAGTATATGTTTTTATAAGCCTATGTAgctgtacatatatttatatgtcatatataagACAAGATGGTTATTCTTCTTACACCCTCAATTAAGCTAAATGGATATGCCTCAGGGTACATTTTAGCCTCCAGAGTGTTGGGTCATACTTTTCTATTTGTGCCCAGAGTACAATAATatgtatgatgatgatgatgatgtttgctggggcagttggggttaaatgatttgttcagcatcacacagctagaaagtgttaaatgtctgaggctggatttgaactcaagtcttcctgactttaaggccaGTGTGCTATCcattgcgccatctagctgccccttgtgtACTATATTTTAAGTAAACCCATCACTGTTCACATAGCCCCCTCCTTCTAGGGAAAACCATAATGGAACTTTTAACTACTGCATTTTAACTACAAGGGATTCCCCAATGGTTCAATCTTAGGGGATTAATTACTTTAACAACTTTTTCAGAGTTCTAGTTCTTAGCAACTGTTATGGAAAAAGACTTGGAATACAAAATAGGCTAGAATAGACCCATCTCTTTCTCGCCCTTAATGGCTGGACTTCTTGACAAGTTATCTATACTTGATACCATTTTCTCACCTCcctttctttaatctcttatAATTTGTTCTCTGCCATTACTACTGTACCCAAACTATTTTTTCCAAAAGTCATCAATGACAAcctattttccaaatataatgCCTTTTTCCCCATACTCTTCCTTGTGGACCTCTTTCTAGCATTTGACACCTTGAGCATATCCTCACACTAGAAACTATTTTCCATCAGTTTTATATTCACCAACTccttcctgatttttcttctatctctctaacTGTCTCTACTTCATTGCTTTCTCCCTTTacaaactacaaaatactttattacatatttattatctactttttatgttttcctttaatataattatttgtgtttctCCGCAGTTGACCCATGAGCTGGGTGCTGAATTGGATAGGAGGCAGAAAACAGACATAATtgaggaattatatatatatatatatatatatatatatatatatgttttatcatGATGAAATTAGGTTCTAAAGTCAGCCAGCAAAATGGACTATTAAAATTACTCTTGAAAATAAAAGCTCATTAAGtacattaaagttttaaaaattgtagcTAGCAAGTGGCTAGATGTCTTTGAAAAGTAgccatcttagaaaaaaaataaatgaacctgGTTGGTTGCTTTGGAAGCAATTTCATGtcaattatatttttcatattgttcAACTAAGGTATTAATCAAGAGAGGGTACATGTGTGTGGTTGGGATAGTGAAGTAGTGAGAGGACTATTACTCATATAGTATATTTATTTGGTATATTTATCTGGCAAAGATAAATCAAGAGAAATTTATAATAAACTTGATGAACtggtagaaaaatataaaaatgtaagatataagaaaatattttgaattccatGCTGATAGAGCTCAACTGATGTTAGAATGAAATTCAGATCCATAAGCACTAGTAAAAATATTGTTCATCTTGCAACTTGGATTCATTGAATGCTTAATATATAATCACTAGTATCAAGAAATGTAAGTGGTGAGTGGGTGATCTATGTGTagttttttaaagcattaaaaagTTAATCAACATTGTAAAAACCAAACTATTAAAGTAGTATTctttgtaatgaaatattattgttctataagaaatgatcagtgggatgatttcagaaagtcctggagagacttacatgaactgatgttaagtgaagtgagtagaaccaagagaacattgtatagagCAAtgagaagattatgtgatgatcaattctgatggacttttcTCTTTACAACAACTGAGGAGATTCAGAAGATTCCATTaaccttgtgatggagagagccatctgcattcagagagaggactatgggaactgaatgtggatcacaatatagtattttcacttttcttgtcCTTGTTTgcctgattttctttctttctttcttttttaattgaagctttttatttacaaagcatatgtataggtaatttttccaacattgacccttgcatatccttttgttgcaaattttcccctccttccccccacctccttccctagctgccaggtagtccaatacatgttaaatatgttgaaatatgtgttagatccaatatatgtatacatattcatacaattatcttgttgcataagaaaaattagatcaagaaggaaaaaagagaaaaaaaagaaaaattatgcaagtaaataacaatgGACAGAACGATaatgctatgctgtgttccaTACTCCattcccacggttctctctctgggtgtagatggctctctttgtcactggacaagtggaaatggtttgaatcatctcaatattgaagagagccacttccatcagaattgatcattgtatagtcttgttgccatatataatgatctcctagttctgctcatttcacttagtatcagttcatgtaggtctctctaagcttctctaaaatcatcctgctagttgtttcttatagaacaatagtatttcatagcattcttataccataatttattcagccattctccaattgatgggcacattcagtttccagtttcaagccactacaaagagggctgccacaaacatttttggacatgtgggtccctttccttcctttaggatctatttgggatatgcacagtttgataactttttgatcatagttccaaattactctccagaatggttggatccgtccacagttccaccaacaaagagtcagtgtcccagttttcccatatcccctccaac
Protein-coding sequences here:
- the LOC141543043 gene encoding olfactory receptor 6V1-like, coding for MANLSQPSEFILLGFSAFGELQMALYGPFLVLYLLAFTGNIIIIAMVFASAQLHTPMYFFLGNFALLETLVTMTVVPKMLSDFHASTKTISFTGCMVQFYFYFSFGSTTFLILADMALDRFIAICHPLRYGSLMSSVVCISLVGAAWAAPFLAMVPTVISRVQLSYCHGNIINHFFCDNAPLLQLACSNTSLLEFWDFMMALAFVLSSFLITLVSYGYIITTVLRIPTASGRQKAFSTCGSHLTLVFIGYSSTIFVYVQPGKAHSVELNKFVVLITSILTPVLNPFIFTLRNETVKTIIRGQVQKIKDLKNSE